One part of the Candidatus Kouleothrix ribensis genome encodes these proteins:
- a CDS encoding HAMP domain-containing protein — protein sequence MRLIRELRSHLQYKIILPFLLLTLVVALAGSAVAFLFITGNAQERLNNQLVQVARDISDKLVQQESDNLLFLRQLVFAQANPQANAPSVPDALALGDRAILARALDPYYRISSQRSSHRIDRLIAFDTNRRSIIDWERPLAAAPDPKADRIDHASRSIEALWFVPRILAGQQDTLGDKYAGLLELGEGNTRYLFSVAPVVQGERIVGGIVIATRLDTLLQELSTQSQAGVVALYRAEDGTALESTTVPVDGLAELDIRRDLIGAIRSLQSDQQQAIFDVVSVNQREYQFAYAPLRVRGDMVGVLSVALARDYVTGTWGDVRWPLTILTLVLMLAIIGLGIFIARQITHPLQELVNTAQAVSAGDLGRRSKVTGSDEVGLLAQSFNDMTGHLLNLYRVVRSEASQRAAIVESITDGVVVCDPDGQILLINRTTRQLLELAEGQACPQRFEDLPLLPFDTAVLAFGGSRAAELHKIGERVVRVNAAPVLSDDGARLGDVYVLQDLTSEVAIDRAKTNFIATISHELRTPLMVLGGTSELLLRNLAGPIPEDQRTLLEAMRKNAQTVTALLNNVITIAGLESETLHLVIEPLDLARMLDNILWPIRKSMATKGLELVVDIPDTLPDIMADEQHLRIVVQQLLDNARRYTNAGTVTLCARREADAVRVDVIDTGHGIDADFSRHLFTRFARGSEGINSAERGIGLGLAIARELIERQGGRIWLEHTSNGGSTFSFTLPCSQADPVSRSSSLATAA from the coding sequence ATGCGCCTAATACGTGAGTTGCGCTCGCATCTTCAGTATAAAATCATCCTCCCTTTCCTGCTGCTGACGCTGGTTGTGGCGCTGGCCGGCTCGGCAGTGGCGTTTTTGTTTATCACCGGCAATGCCCAGGAACGGCTCAACAATCAGCTGGTGCAGGTCGCGCGCGACATCAGCGACAAGCTTGTGCAGCAGGAGAGCGACAACCTGCTGTTTTTGCGTCAGCTTGTGTTTGCCCAGGCTAACCCCCAGGCCAACGCGCCCTCGGTGCCCGATGCGCTGGCCCTGGGCGACCGTGCCATCCTGGCGCGTGCGCTCGATCCATACTACCGCATTAGCTCGCAGCGTAGCAGCCACCGCATCGATCGCCTGATCGCCTTCGATACCAATCGCCGCTCGATCATCGATTGGGAGCGCCCGCTCGCTGCCGCGCCCGACCCTAAGGCCGATCGGATCGACCACGCGTCGCGCTCGATCGAGGCGCTCTGGTTTGTGCCGCGCATCCTCGCCGGCCAGCAAGACACGCTCGGCGATAAGTATGCCGGCCTGCTCGAGCTTGGCGAGGGCAACACGCGCTACCTGTTTAGCGTGGCGCCGGTGGTGCAGGGCGAGCGGATCGTCGGCGGTATTGTGATCGCCACTCGGCTCGACACACTGCTGCAAGAGCTGAGCACGCAGTCGCAGGCCGGCGTGGTGGCGCTCTACCGTGCCGAAGATGGCACCGCGCTCGAGAGCACCACGGTGCCGGTCGATGGCCTGGCCGAGCTCGATATTCGGCGCGATCTGATCGGCGCGATCCGTAGCCTGCAGAGCGACCAGCAGCAGGCGATCTTCGATGTGGTGAGCGTAAACCAGCGCGAGTACCAGTTCGCGTATGCCCCGCTGCGCGTGCGCGGCGATATGGTCGGCGTGCTGTCGGTGGCGCTAGCGCGCGACTACGTCACCGGTACCTGGGGCGATGTGCGCTGGCCACTGACGATCCTGACGCTGGTGCTGATGCTGGCGATTATCGGCCTGGGTATCTTCATTGCGCGCCAGATCACGCACCCGCTCCAAGAGCTGGTAAACACCGCACAGGCGGTATCGGCGGGCGACCTGGGGCGCCGCAGCAAGGTCACCGGCTCCGATGAGGTGGGCCTGCTGGCGCAGTCGTTCAACGATATGACCGGGCACCTGCTCAACCTCTACCGCGTGGTGCGATCCGAGGCCAGCCAGCGCGCGGCGATTGTCGAGAGCATTACCGATGGCGTGGTGGTGTGCGATCCCGATGGGCAGATTCTGCTGATCAACCGTACGACCCGCCAGCTGCTTGAGCTGGCCGAGGGCCAGGCTTGCCCGCAGCGCTTCGAGGACTTGCCGCTGCTGCCGTTCGACACGGCCGTGCTGGCTTTTGGCGGCAGCCGCGCCGCCGAGCTGCACAAGATCGGCGAGCGCGTGGTGCGTGTCAATGCGGCCCCGGTGCTGAGCGACGACGGCGCCCGCCTGGGCGATGTCTATGTGCTTCAGGATCTCACCAGCGAGGTTGCGATCGATCGCGCGAAAACCAACTTTATCGCCACGATCTCGCACGAGCTGCGCACGCCGCTGATGGTGCTGGGCGGTACGTCCGAGCTACTACTGCGCAACCTGGCTGGCCCAATTCCAGAGGATCAGCGCACCCTGCTTGAGGCTATGCGCAAGAATGCGCAGACGGTCACAGCGCTGCTGAATAATGTGATCACGATCGCCGGCCTCGAGTCCGAGACGCTGCACCTGGTGATCGAGCCGCTCGACCTGGCGCGCATGCTCGACAATATTCTCTGGCCGATTCGCAAGTCGATGGCGACGAAAGGACTCGAGCTGGTGGTCGATATTCCCGATACACTGCCCGACATCATGGCCGACGAGCAGCATTTGCGGATTGTGGTGCAGCAATTGCTCGATAATGCGCGCCGCTACACCAATGCCGGTACCGTCACGCTATGCGCCCGGCGCGAGGCCGATGCCGTGCGGGTGGATGTGATCGACACCGGCCACGGCATTGACGCCGATTTTTCTCGGCATTTGTTTACGCGCTTTGCGCGTGGCTCCGAGGGCATCAATTCTGCAGAGCGTGGGATCGGCTTGGGCCTGGCAATCGCGCGCGAGCTGATCGAGCGCCAGGGCGGCCGGATCTGGCTGGAACATACGTCGAACGGGGGCAGCACGTTTAGCTTTACGCTGCCCTGCTCACAAGCCGACCCGGTGTCGCGCAGCAGCAGCCTGGCCACGGCGGCGTAG
- a CDS encoding deoxyribonuclease IV: MKFGAHMSISGGLHKAFGHGERAGCDTIQIFSKNQQQWRAKPLAEAEIAQFRAEQQRCGMSPLIVHDSYLINLASPNDELWEKSIAAFADELERCRLLGIPYLVTHPGAHTGSGEAAGLQREAVALNRLLDAGVGGDVMILLETTAGQGSCLGYRFEHLAQLIEQTSRADRLGVCVDTCHLLAAGYDIRSAEACAATFAEFDRVIGLARIKAFHLNDSQKDLGSKVDRHTHIGAGYVGIAGFRAIVNDPRFAELPMILETPKGDDLAEDLENLARLRALIEP, translated from the coding sequence ATGAAATTCGGCGCGCATATGTCGATCTCGGGCGGGCTGCACAAGGCCTTTGGCCACGGCGAACGCGCCGGCTGCGACACCATCCAGATCTTCAGCAAGAACCAGCAGCAGTGGCGCGCCAAGCCACTGGCCGAGGCCGAGATCGCACAATTCCGCGCCGAGCAGCAGCGCTGCGGCATGAGTCCGCTGATTGTACACGACTCGTACCTGATCAACCTGGCCTCGCCCAACGACGAGCTGTGGGAGAAATCGATCGCGGCGTTCGCCGACGAGCTCGAGCGCTGCCGGCTGCTGGGCATCCCATACCTGGTGACCCACCCCGGCGCGCATACTGGCTCGGGCGAGGCGGCCGGCCTGCAGCGCGAGGCAGTGGCGCTCAACCGCCTGCTCGATGCGGGGGTTGGCGGCGATGTCATGATCCTGCTGGAAACCACCGCCGGGCAAGGATCGTGCCTGGGCTATCGCTTCGAGCATCTGGCCCAGCTGATCGAGCAGACCAGCCGGGCCGACCGGCTGGGGGTGTGCGTTGACACATGCCACCTGCTGGCCGCCGGCTACGATATTCGCAGCGCCGAGGCCTGTGCCGCCACCTTCGCCGAGTTCGATCGAGTGATCGGCCTGGCGCGGATCAAGGCGTTTCACCTGAACGACTCGCAGAAAGACCTGGGCAGTAAGGTCGATCGGCACACGCATATCGGCGCGGGCTACGTCGGGATCGCCGGCTTCCGCGCGATCGTCAACGACCCGCGCTTCGCCGAGCTGCCGATGATCCTCGAAACGCCCAAAGGCGACGACCTGGCCGAAGATCTCGAGAACCTGGCCAGGCTACGCGCGCTGATCGAACCGTAA
- a CDS encoding aminopeptidase P family protein, translating to MKQDLDRLMAERNLDAIVIEGPDGFASANPDFSYMTNGVQLTGAVIKKRGEPAMIVYRTMERQQAAETGLTMVAYDRWNMREIRQSCASNFAAQVEHRRQMFTDLGITGRVGVYGTVKAGQYFAIMTTLAQQMPNLEIVAEFENDLFATARLTKAADEIERMRVVGRKTCEVVQAVVDFIGSARARDELVVDAQGQPITIGQVRALIGREVAARGLETPHGTIFAQGRDAGMPHAEGDDMAQLRLGQALVFDIFPREIGGGYYHDLTRTFAIGYAPPELQRAYDHVLGAFEQVVGELELGAPTKPYQDMVCAYFEARGHATIGSISPIEEGYVHGLGHGIGLEIHEDFGFPAGEDRGDMIVPGAVFTVEPGLYYPSQGYGVRIEDTIYCTPDGEFENLTPFPKDLVIPIAQG from the coding sequence GTGAAGCAAGATCTCGACCGGCTAATGGCCGAGCGCAACCTCGACGCGATCGTGATTGAAGGCCCCGACGGCTTCGCGAGCGCAAACCCCGACTTCAGTTACATGACCAATGGCGTGCAGCTCACCGGCGCGGTGATCAAAAAGCGCGGCGAGCCGGCCATGATCGTCTACCGCACCATGGAGCGCCAGCAGGCCGCTGAAACCGGGCTGACCATGGTTGCCTACGACCGCTGGAACATGCGCGAGATCCGCCAGAGCTGCGCCAGCAACTTCGCCGCGCAGGTCGAGCACCGCCGGCAGATGTTTACCGACCTGGGCATCACCGGGCGGGTAGGCGTCTATGGCACAGTCAAGGCCGGGCAGTACTTCGCAATAATGACGACCCTGGCGCAGCAGATGCCTAACCTCGAGATCGTGGCCGAATTCGAGAACGACCTGTTCGCGACGGCGCGCCTGACTAAAGCCGCCGACGAAATCGAGCGCATGCGCGTGGTTGGGCGCAAGACCTGCGAGGTGGTGCAGGCGGTGGTCGACTTCATCGGCAGCGCGCGCGCACGCGACGAGCTGGTGGTCGACGCGCAAGGCCAGCCGATCACGATCGGGCAGGTGCGCGCGCTGATCGGCCGCGAGGTAGCCGCGCGCGGGCTCGAGACGCCCCACGGCACGATCTTCGCGCAAGGCCGCGACGCGGGCATGCCGCACGCCGAGGGCGACGACATGGCGCAGCTGCGGCTGGGCCAGGCGCTCGTGTTCGACATCTTCCCGCGCGAGATCGGCGGCGGCTACTACCACGACCTGACCCGCACCTTTGCGATCGGCTACGCGCCGCCCGAGCTACAACGGGCCTATGATCATGTGCTAGGGGCGTTCGAGCAGGTGGTAGGCGAGCTCGAGTTGGGGGCGCCGACCAAGCCATACCAGGACATGGTCTGCGCATATTTCGAGGCGCGCGGCCACGCGACGATCGGCAGCATCTCGCCGATTGAAGAGGGCTATGTGCATGGCCTGGGCCACGGCATTGGGCTCGAGATCCACGAGGACTTCGGCTTCCCTGCGGGCGAGGATCGGGGCGACATGATCGTGCCCGGCGCGGTGTTCACCGTCGAGCCAGGGCTATACTACCCGAGCCAGGGCTATGGCGTGCGGATCGAGGACACGATCTACTGCACGCCTGACGGCGAATTCGAAAACCTGACGCCCTTCCCCAAAGATCTGGTCATTCCGATCGCGCAGGGGTAG
- a CDS encoding LLM class F420-dependent oxidoreductase encodes MTHVRIGVQLHPQHTSYAAFADAVRRIEDLGVDTIWNWDHFYPLYGQKDGPHFEGWTLLTAMATLTSRAEVGCLVTCNSYRNPNLLADMARTVDHISAGRLIFGIGSGWFERDYTEYGYEFGTAPGRLKNLGASLPLIVERWGTLNPPPMRKIPIMIGGGGEKVTLKLTAQYADMWNSFGPPEQWAHKNAVLTDWCNQIGRDPATIERTVCPNASELGKLDAYVAAGATHFILGLGAPWDLAGVKQLVAWRAAQG; translated from the coding sequence ATGACTCATGTTCGGATTGGTGTGCAGCTGCACCCGCAGCACACTAGCTATGCTGCGTTTGCCGATGCAGTACGGCGCATCGAGGATCTGGGAGTCGACACGATCTGGAACTGGGATCACTTCTACCCGCTGTATGGCCAGAAAGATGGCCCGCACTTCGAGGGCTGGACGCTGCTGACGGCTATGGCCACGCTCACCAGCCGGGCCGAGGTGGGCTGCCTGGTCACCTGTAACAGCTACCGCAACCCAAACCTGCTGGCCGACATGGCCCGCACGGTCGATCATATCAGCGCCGGCCGGTTGATCTTCGGCATTGGCTCAGGCTGGTTCGAGCGCGACTACACCGAGTATGGTTACGAGTTCGGCACGGCGCCAGGGCGGCTGAAGAACCTGGGTGCGAGCCTGCCGCTGATCGTCGAGCGCTGGGGCACGCTCAACCCGCCGCCTATGCGCAAGATTCCGATCATGATCGGCGGCGGCGGCGAGAAGGTGACGCTCAAGCTTACGGCACAGTATGCCGATATGTGGAATAGCTTCGGCCCGCCCGAGCAGTGGGCGCATAAGAATGCGGTGCTGACTGACTGGTGCAACCAGATCGGCCGCGACCCGGCTACGATCGAGCGCACCGTCTGCCCGAATGCCAGCGAGCTTGGCAAGCTCGATGCCTATGTAGCCGCCGGGGCCACCCATTTCATCCTGGGGCTGGGTGCGCCGTGGGATCTGGCCGGGGTGAAGCAGCTGGTGGCCTGGCGCGCTGCGCAGGGGTAG
- a CDS encoding zf-HC2 domain-containing protein has protein sequence MTAYESTTTTFAYQEYGSCALVQDLLPLYLEGEVSSASRETIIEHLARCERCAAFLAGAQSVRVQLRRDRGERERVIMRDAPVRTALGAGQRIVMLAAMLGLCLVGALSSLMIWVGMDQGGPAQSLVGMIIGLACFGGLAALARRQAELTPGRWLKLAAFSMVGALVPMLLRNTYDLGQGLAGLLLAVVALVGAWSVIVPAAQPHAD, from the coding sequence ATGACAGCATACGAATCAACCACTACCACATTTGCGTACCAAGAGTACGGCAGCTGCGCACTCGTGCAAGATCTGCTGCCGCTGTACCTGGAAGGCGAGGTCAGCTCGGCCAGCCGCGAGACGATCATCGAGCACCTGGCGCGCTGCGAGCGCTGCGCCGCCTTTCTCGCCGGCGCGCAGAGCGTGCGCGTGCAGCTGCGGCGTGATCGCGGCGAGCGCGAGCGCGTGATCATGCGTGATGCGCCGGTGCGGACGGCGCTCGGCGCCGGCCAGCGCATTGTGATGCTGGCGGCGATGCTGGGCCTGTGCCTGGTCGGCGCGCTCAGCAGCCTGATGATCTGGGTTGGCATGGATCAGGGTGGGCCGGCTCAGTCGCTGGTGGGCATGATCATCGGCCTGGCCTGTTTCGGTGGGCTGGCGGCGCTGGCGCGGCGCCAGGCTGAGCTGACGCCGGGCCGCTGGCTGAAGCTGGCGGCGTTCAGCATGGTTGGCGCGCTCGTGCCGATGCTGTTGCGGAATACTTACGATCTGGGTCAGGGGCTGGCCGGCCTGCTGCTGGCGGTCGTCGCACTGGTCGGCGCCTGGTCGGTGATTGTGCCGGCTGCGCAGCCGCACGCCGATTGA
- a CDS encoding sigma-70 family RNA polymerase sigma factor yields the protein MSEPPSQALPVAAASQPMYALDELYRRYRGPLLNYLYQLSGSADTAEELAQETFIKACAGLLTFRGECSVATWLFRIARNTYLDSLRRPSATRIDTDELLAIPDRTAYADPVRAYAATEQRGLIGLALAQLPERQRTILLLRDDEGLAYAEIADVLGASLAAVKINLFRARAAFRAAYAAFDTRD from the coding sequence ATGAGCGAACCCCCATCTCAGGCGCTGCCGGTGGCCGCGGCATCCCAGCCCATGTATGCGCTCGATGAGCTGTACCGGCGCTATCGTGGCCCACTGCTGAATTACCTCTACCAGCTCAGCGGCTCGGCCGACACCGCCGAGGAGCTGGCCCAGGAGACGTTTATTAAGGCCTGCGCCGGGCTGCTGACGTTTCGTGGCGAGTGCTCGGTAGCGACCTGGCTATTTCGCATCGCGCGTAACACCTACCTCGACAGCCTGCGGCGGCCGAGCGCCACTCGCATCGACACCGATGAGCTACTCGCCATCCCCGACCGCACGGCCTACGCCGATCCGGTGCGCGCCTACGCCGCCACCGAGCAGCGCGGCCTGATCGGCCTGGCGCTGGCCCAATTGCCCGAGCGCCAGCGAACGATCTTGCTGCTACGCGACGACGAGGGCCTGGCCTACGCCGAGATCGCCGACGTGCTTGGCGCCAGCCTCGCGGCGGTAAAGATCAACCTGTTTCGCGCGCGGGCGGCTTTTCGGGCGGCCTACGCCGCCTTCGATACCCGTGATTGA
- a CDS encoding leucine--tRNA ligase: protein MTTGTSKKPRADRFDPAIEPGWREFWQREGIFSAGRRPSAPTRYILEMFPYPSGDLHVGHLKNYVIGDALTRYYVIRGYDVLHPFGWDAFGLPAENAAIKYKRHPREWTYNNIAESKRSLEIAGIMYDWSREVTTCAPDYYRWNQWLFQLLYTKGLAYRASSLVNWDPVDQTVLANEQVDAEGRSWRSGAKVEKRELEQWFFKITAYAERLLNDLDKLTDWPERVKVMQRNWIGKSEGAEVEFPVAGLNVGAVTGSPQQPSETGQPANLQPATGVSIKVFTTRPDTLWGATFMVLAPEHPLVAQLTTPEQRAEVEAYVAGAKLESEIERTSTTKAKTGVFIGAYALNPVNGEQIPIWIADYVLMGYGTGAIMAVPAHDQRDFEFARQFGLPIKLVVQPAGRQISADNLTEPWPDEGVMVNSGPLDGLLAGKGDGQSVKAAIAWLEQHGKGTGTINYRLRDWLISRQRYWGTPIPMIHRADGTVVPVPTDQLPVLLPEIDDYLPKGKSPLAAAESWVNLTDPATGQPARRDTDTMDTFVDSSWYFLRFTDAQNERELFSQAAAGQWMPVDQYIGGIEHAILHLLYSRFITKVLYDEGLVPSDEPFKALFTQGMVQRRVRTPLEAVAPTIVRFPEELRRRVDLPAEPQTLERAQALLKEHGYTLEPEPAQSQAEGDPAWVAVSGPVTMSKSAGNGIPVGPFVRQYGSDVARIVVLFAAPPENSMEWTDEGVSGAQRFLNRVVGLISPLREAVPMPYAQLARLGLADFAGADRELYRKLHATIKKVTQDTESFHFNTAIAALMELLNDAQQYRAQHSPTTEVFGLLAHTFARLLAPFAPHLAEELHRWLGGQGSVYDAGWPGWDEAALVQDEIELVLQVNGKLRGKINVPAQADEAQLREWALTNERVQSFIEGKPVRKVIVVAGKLVNVVV from the coding sequence ATGACGACAGGCACTTCAAAAAAACCGCGCGCCGATCGCTTTGATCCGGCGATTGAGCCGGGCTGGCGCGAGTTCTGGCAGCGCGAGGGCATCTTCAGCGCCGGGCGGCGCCCGAGCGCGCCGACCCGCTACATCCTCGAGATGTTTCCCTACCCCAGCGGCGATCTGCACGTGGGCCATTTGAAGAACTATGTGATCGGTGATGCGCTGACACGCTACTATGTCATTCGTGGCTACGATGTGCTGCACCCGTTTGGCTGGGACGCGTTTGGCCTGCCGGCCGAGAACGCGGCGATCAAGTACAAGCGCCACCCGCGCGAGTGGACCTACAACAACATCGCCGAGTCGAAGCGCTCGCTCGAGATCGCCGGGATCATGTACGACTGGAGCCGCGAGGTGACCACCTGCGCGCCCGATTACTACCGGTGGAATCAGTGGCTGTTCCAGCTGCTGTATACGAAGGGCCTGGCCTACCGCGCCAGCTCGCTCGTGAACTGGGATCCGGTCGACCAGACTGTGCTGGCCAACGAGCAGGTCGATGCCGAGGGCCGCAGCTGGCGCTCGGGTGCGAAGGTTGAGAAGCGCGAGCTTGAGCAGTGGTTCTTCAAGATCACGGCCTACGCTGAGCGGCTGCTGAACGACCTCGATAAGCTGACCGATTGGCCCGAGCGCGTCAAGGTGATGCAGCGCAACTGGATCGGCAAGAGCGAGGGCGCCGAGGTGGAGTTCCCGGTTGCGGGTTTGAACGTTGGCGCGGTGACAGGTTCACCCCAGCAGCCCAGCGAAACCGGGCAACCTGCCAACCTGCAACCTGCAACCGGCGTATCGATCAAGGTCTTCACCACCCGCCCCGACACGCTGTGGGGCGCGACGTTTATGGTGCTGGCGCCCGAGCACCCGCTGGTGGCCCAGCTGACCACGCCCGAGCAGCGGGCCGAGGTTGAGGCCTACGTGGCCGGGGCCAAGCTCGAGAGCGAGATCGAGCGCACCAGCACTACCAAGGCCAAAACCGGCGTGTTCATTGGCGCGTATGCGCTCAACCCGGTGAACGGCGAGCAGATTCCGATCTGGATCGCCGACTACGTGCTGATGGGCTACGGCACCGGCGCGATCATGGCCGTGCCGGCACACGACCAGCGCGACTTCGAGTTCGCGCGCCAGTTTGGCCTGCCGATCAAGCTGGTGGTGCAGCCGGCCGGCCGGCAGATCAGCGCCGATAACCTGACTGAGCCATGGCCCGATGAGGGTGTGATGGTCAACTCAGGCCCGCTCGATGGCCTGCTGGCCGGCAAGGGCGATGGCCAGAGCGTAAAGGCTGCGATTGCCTGGCTCGAACAGCACGGCAAGGGTACGGGCACGATCAACTATCGCCTGCGCGACTGGCTGATCAGCCGCCAGCGCTACTGGGGTACGCCCATCCCCATGATCCACCGCGCCGATGGCACGGTCGTGCCAGTGCCCACCGATCAACTGCCGGTGCTGCTGCCCGAGATCGACGACTACCTGCCCAAGGGCAAGAGCCCGCTGGCGGCGGCTGAGAGCTGGGTCAATCTGACCGACCCGGCCACCGGCCAGCCGGCCCGGCGCGACACCGACACGATGGACACGTTTGTCGACTCGTCGTGGTACTTTCTGCGCTTCACCGACGCCCAGAACGAGCGCGAGCTGTTCTCGCAGGCGGCGGCCGGCCAGTGGATGCCGGTCGACCAGTATATCGGCGGGATCGAGCATGCCATCCTGCACCTGCTGTACTCGCGCTTCATCACCAAAGTGCTGTACGACGAGGGGCTGGTGCCTAGCGACGAGCCGTTCAAAGCCCTGTTTACGCAGGGTATGGTGCAGCGCCGCGTGCGCACGCCACTCGAAGCCGTGGCGCCCACGATCGTACGCTTCCCCGAAGAGCTGCGCCGCCGGGTCGATCTGCCGGCCGAGCCGCAGACGCTTGAGCGCGCCCAGGCGCTGCTGAAAGAGCATGGCTACACGCTCGAGCCGGAGCCAGCCCAGAGCCAGGCCGAAGGCGACCCGGCCTGGGTGGCGGTGAGCGGCCCGGTGACTATGAGCAAGAGCGCCGGCAACGGCATCCCGGTTGGCCCATTCGTACGCCAGTACGGCTCGGATGTGGCGCGCATCGTGGTGCTGTTCGCCGCGCCGCCCGAGAATAGCATGGAGTGGACTGACGAAGGCGTCAGTGGTGCGCAGCGCTTCCTGAACCGGGTTGTCGGCCTGATTAGCCCGCTGCGCGAGGCCGTACCCATGCCCTACGCACAGCTGGCCCGGCTGGGCCTGGCCGACTTCGCCGGCGCCGATCGCGAGCTGTATCGCAAGCTGCACGCGACGATCAAGAAGGTCACGCAGGACACCGAGTCGTTCCACTTCAACACCGCCATCGCGGCGCTGATGGAGCTGCTCAACGACGCCCAGCAGTATCGCGCGCAGCACTCCCCCACCACCGAGGTGTTTGGCCTGCTGGCGCACACCTTCGCGCGGCTGCTGGCGCCGTTCGCGCCGCACCTGGCCGAAGAGCTACATCGCTGGCTGGGCGGCCAGGGCAGCGTGTACGATGCCGGCTGGCCTGGCTGGGACGAGGCTGCCCTGGTGCAGGACGAGATCGAGCTGGTGTTGCAGGTGAACGGCAAGCTGCGCGGCAAAATCAATGTGCCGGCTCAGGCCGACGAAGCCCAGCTGCGTGAGTGGGCGCTGACCAACGAGCGTGTGCAGAGCTTCATCGAGGGTAAGCCGGTGCGCAAGGTGATCGTGGTGGCCGGCAAGCTGGTGAATGTGGTGGTGTAG